From a single Pelmatolapia mariae isolate MD_Pm_ZW linkage group LG20, Pm_UMD_F_2, whole genome shotgun sequence genomic region:
- the nfascb gene encoding neurofascin codes for MGTLVKAALLLLLWQSVGALNVPLEVRQPPTIIKQSMKEHIVDPKGTMVIECEAKGNPHPIFSWRRNGKYFNVARDSQVSMRRRSGTLDIYARNNPEKYEAEYQCIASNQYGSAYSHKIILQLYRPPVWPREIVEPVVVSAGLPLVLSCDPPPGPPKPETYWMSSCSYARPFNWPIQTAFPTMQPVRQDRRVSMGVNGDLYFSNVLFNDSVGDYCCNARFPYKNVIQQKMPVVVKVLTTHAVVEAAPTWLSPTGSSSSILVLQGEELLLECIAAGMPTPHITWAKDGEDLQVTSRMKVKNFNKMIQIPKASFEDAGEYTCTAKNRLGYAEHTITVRVKATPFWLEKPTNLILAPEENGRLVCRADGAPRPTISWFINGEPIETATPLPNRQVSGETLIFRSVTTENTAVYQCNASNHYGYLLANAFINVLHATPRILGARNEFIKVTEGSRTFLDCQYFGSPVPELRWSKYGQGNLEGNRFKTHSNGTLEIKHIKIEDQGTYVCVVSNIAGRDENQVRVEVKEPILIVTRPQSMKVMRASDVRLECGVTADVTTPITTTWLKNKKHLTLGWRISMDESNLVITNVNTGDEGNYTCVIKSELEQKSASAHLMVMDRPNPPTNLELSDPYERTVRLSWVPGDSNHSPITEFLVQYDDDDWLPGKWRNLSTYPGNLNSVILHLIPFTYYEFRVIAINEIGASRPSRPSKRFQSSGAPPDIIPKNLKGVGTWRNNMEISWEPLTYREWNGPHLKYLVWWRRRDSREEWKNATTKWLKYYIYDADTFTPYEIKVQAVNDFGLGPESPVVIGYSGEGRPTTAPLNLRVSDIESTQVTLHWDPVTSDTIMGELKEYKVYYWRDSSQLRWHWVDRGMKSKEFPINGPDPSGVLDELIPYSNYKMYIVVANSRYEGPPSNNIHFSTPEGVPSAPRSFRIQQRHLDSIYVDWGLPAEPNGIITGYSLKYQTVNATRGEELRVEELPPNVTSFSIRRYDRYTRYRFSVAARTRLGIGEWHTEESPHYTTEIYAQDQVDITTQGWFIGIMCAVALIVLILLIVCFIKRSRGGKYPVRDKKDISLEPVDDKDQEGSFDYRSLERIARVSTLPYPRREEERGLQRGQPSIEAMMKRSDSDDSLVEYGEGGEIPFNEDGSFIGQYTGTRRDVRELDFGGSLELHSPINTIYSLA; via the exons ATGGGGACACTGGTCAAAGCAGCGCTGCTGCTACTTTTATGGCAGAGTGTTGGGGCTTTGAACGTCCCTCTCGAAG TCAGACAACCCCCTACTATCATAAAGCAGTCAATGAAAGAGCACATTGTTGACCCCAAAGGGACCATGGTAATAGAGTGTGAAGCCAAAGGAAACCCTCATCCTAT TTTCTCATGGAGGCGTAATGGGAAGTATTTCAATGTGGCACGTGACTCTCAGGTGTCAATGCGCAGGCGCTCAGGGACTCTGGATATCTATGCCCGGAACAATCCAGAAAAGTATGAGGCAGAGTATCAGTGCATTGCCTCCAACCAGTATGGATCTGCATACTCCCACAAGATCATACTACAATTATACA GACCCCCTGTGTGGCCAAGAGAGATTGTGGAGCCTGTGGTGGTGAGTGCTGGCTTACCACTTGTCCTCTCCTGTGACCCTCCACCTGGCCCACCTAAACCTGAAACATACTGGATGTCCAGTT GTTCATATGCGAGACCTTTCAACTGGCCCATTCAGACAGCTTTCCCCACCATGCAGCCTGTGCGGCAGGACCGCAGGGTTTCCATGGGAGTCAATGGAGATCTATATTTCTCTAATGTGTTGTTCAATGACTCTGTTGGTGATTACTGCTGTAATGCCCGATTCCCGTACAAAAATGTCATTCAGCAGAAGATGCCTGTAGTTGTGAAGGTGCTTACGA CTCATGCAGTGGTTGAGGCTGCTCCCACCTGGCTGTCTCCTACAGGTTCATCAAGCTCAATATTGGTCCTGCAGGGGGAGGAGCTGCTCCTGGAGTGCATTGCTGCAGGAAT GCCAACTCCTCACATTACCTGGGCCAAGGATGGAGAGGACTTGCAAGTGACATCTCGCATGAAAGTGAAGAACTTCAACAAAATGATTCAAATCCCAAAAGCATCTTTTGAAGATGCAGGTGAATACACCTGCACTGCTAAAAATAGGTTAGGCTACGCTGAGCACACAATAACTGTCAGGGTCAAAG CGACTCCTTTCTGGTTGGAAAAACCCACCAACCTGATTTTGGCACCAGAGGAAAATGGACGGTTGGTGTGTCGCGCTGATGGGGCTCCTCGTCCCACAATCAGCTGGTTCATTAACGGAGAACCGATTGAAA ctgctACACCACTGCCTAACAGACAGGTTTCAGGAGAAACGCTAATCTTCCGCAGTGTAACTACTGAAAACACTGCTGTCTACCAGTGCAATGCTTCAAATCACTATGGCTACTTATTGGCCAATGCATTTATTAATGTGCTAC ATGCAACGCCACGAATCCTTGGGGCAAGAAATGAATTCATCAAAGTGACTGAGGGTAGTCGTACCTTTTTAGATTGCCAGTACTTTGGTTCTCCAGTGCCTGAGTTGAGATG GTCCAAATATGGGCAAGGAAATCTTGAAGGAAATCGTTTTAAAACCCACAGCAATGGGACTCTGGAGATCAAACATATCAAGATAGAAGACCAAGGAACTTACGTGTGTGTAGTCAGCAACATTGCAGGGAGAGATGAGAATCAAGTCAGAGTAGAGGTCAAAG AACCCATATTAATTGTCACAAGACCACAGAGTATGAAAGTCATGCGTGCAAGTGATGTCCGCCTGGAGTGTGGTGTAACAGCAGATGTCACGACTCCTATCACAACCACTtggttgaaaaacaaaaagcatctCACTCTTGGTTGGAG AATCTCAATGGATGAATCAAATCTAGTGATTACTAATGTAAACACAGGCGATGAGGGAAATTATACATGTGTCATCAAGAGTGAGCTTGAACAGAAATCTGCCTCAGCACACCTAATGGTGATGG accGTCCAAATCCTCCCACTAACTTGGAGTTATCTGATCCATATGAACGTACTGTAAGACTGAGCTGGGTTCCTGGAGATAGCAACCACAGCCCCATAACAG AGTTCTTAGTGCAGTATGACGACGATGATTGGTTGCCTGGAAAGTGGAGAAATCTTTCAACGTACCCAGGGAACCTCAACTCTGTCATTTTGCATCTCATACCTTTTACCTACTATGAGTTCAGAGTCATCGCTATTAACGAAATTGGAGCTAGTCGTCCTAGTCGTCCATCTAAGCGTTTTCAGAGCAGTGGTGCAC CTCCAGATATCATCCCAAAGAATTTAAAAGGCGTAGGTACATGGAGAAATAACATGGAAATCAGCTGGGAG CCTCTGACCTACAGAGAGTGGAATGGACCCCATCTAAAGTATCTGGTGTGGTGGAGAAGGAGAGATTCTCGAGAGGAGTGGAAGAATGCAACCACTAAGTGGCTAAAATATTACATCTATGATGCGGATACCTTTACTCCTTATGAGATCAAAGTCCAGGCAGTGAATGACTTTGGGCTGGGACCAGAGTCTCCTGTTGTCATTGGTTATTCTGGTGAAGGCC GCCCAACAACAGCACCCCTGAACCTGAGAGTGTCCGACATCGAGAGCACTCAGGTGACTCTACACTGGGATCCAGTGACAAGTGACACAATTATGGGAGAACTGAAAGAATACAAG GTCTACTACTGGAGGGACAGCAGCCAGCTGAGGTGGCATTGGGTTGACAGAGGGATGAAGTCCAAAGAATTTCCTATCAATGGCCCGGACCCCTCTGGGGTCCTTGATGAGCTTATTCCCTACAGCAACTACAAAATGTACATAGTTGTGGCAAACAGTCGATACGAAGGGCCGCCAAGTAATAACATACATTTCTCAACACCTGAAGGAG TACCATCTGCTCCTAGATCCTTCAGGATCCAACAGCGACATCTGGACAGTATTTATGTTGACTGGGGCCTGCCAGCAGAGCCCAATGGCATAATTACTGGGTATTCCCTCAAGTACCAGACAG TGAACGCCACCAGAGGAGAGGAGCTGCGAGTTGAAGAGCTTCCTCCTAATGTGACAAGCTTCTCAATCCGCCGATATGACCGATACACTCGATACAGATTTTCTGTGGCAGCACGAACTCGCCTAGGGATAGGCGAATGGCATACAGAGGAATCACCCCACTACACTACAGAAA TTTATGCTCAGGATCAGGTGGATATCACCACTCAGGGCTGGTTCATTGGGATAATGTGCGCTGTGGCTCTCATCGTGCTCATCCTTCTCATCGTGTGTTTCATCAAGCggagcagaggaggaaaatACCCAG TACGGGATAAAAAGGACATTTCACTGGAGCCGGTGGATGACAAAGATCAGGAGGGATCATTTGATTATCG gtCCCTTGAAAG aATAGCACGTGTGTCCACTCTCCCCTACCCTCGCAG AGAAGAGGAACGAGGGCTTCAAAGAGGTCAGCCATCTATTGAGGCAATGATGAAGCGATCAGACAGTGATGACAGTCTGGTGGAATATGGAGAAGGGGGAGAGATACCATTCAATGAAGATGGCTCATTCATTGGCCAGTACACAGGAACCAGGAGAGACGTCAGGGAGTTGGACTTTGGTGGAAGTCTGGAGCTGCACTCACCAATAAATACCATCTACTCCCTGGCTTAA
- the LOC134618826 gene encoding calcium-independent phospholipase A2-gamma-like, producing MGRYLSTKLCSCCVNRTLKSYSKYKYTMNLLRKDHGLTKAPLCLDLHRYLQLSPPQPSRFATKDTFKKVKHSDTSSAFYRFLRDLTEEARHPQALRFYSSSNKDVFKAKAPVGIFDEAQNNSLLSSVGGCLGQSFNQLSRHINIYFKRKEVLSLSKNASVVMSTPEYACRSHRIIQSQLAATEENIPESKDTTQTLKCKDKQWDSVTSHSTQETSGLQLFHISSLTTRFGEGYNYVAHHINTVFSQGLAKVQKQENLEPPAKETNRREKRRKLQIRGKQSQVKAALEPNSNSSTWEEGYLHFARHINKYFGAKVTDEAQNQKEQPLIEKDWTYKKHLLTQSTSQTRSASSQLKQEESIIPGAAGSFHSSCNTTKISENYFQTSQHINQYFKGQSGLNEDTESQKSPKRLKSVSFMDYLCNPTSTIPELLGVYRKSNSKTAISAPQAVLNKKLVLNRKQAEEMTCVFIDSLRLASTPEALTDCVEALNEHLIHYPSCKALIWKEKIAVSMLRQRKNYKHNQELQTALRETLALIGYADPVKGRGIRVLSIDGGGTRGVVPLQILKLLEDQTGKKIHQLFDYICGVSTGAVLAFMLGLARFSIEECADMYRRFGSEVFRQNPLVGTVKMGWSHSYYNTETWETILREKLGDKVLIKTARDFFSPKVSAVSTVVNWGTSPKAFVFRNYNHKPGSLSRYAGGSGYQMWQAVRASSAAPGYFQEFTLENDIHQDGGITLNNPCAVAVHESHLLWPNQDFQCVLSLGTGRYDSAKKGPATSTSLRAKISNLICSATDTEGVHTLLDDLLAPDVYFRFNPMLSSDVSLDENRPQALDQLQRDTQNYLERNQPKLARLCLVLSAERSVIRRTKDWFSERAWEMKQRLM from the exons ATGGGTCGCTACCTGAGCACAAAATTGTGTTCATGTTGTGTGAACAGGACATTGAAATCGTATAGCAAATATAAATACACAATGAACCTTCTCAGAAAGGACCATGGTCTGACTAAAGCACCACTCTGCCTTGACCTACATAGATATTTACAGCTGTCACCTCCTCAACCTTCCAGGTTTGCAACAAAAGacacttttaaaaaagtaaagcaCAGCGATACAAGCTCTGCCTTTTATCGCTTCCTTAGAGACCTTACAGAAGAGGCGAGACATCCTCAGGCTCTGCGTTTTTATTCATCTTCTAATAAGGATGTCTTCAAAGCCAAAGCTCCAGTTGGGATTTTTGACGAGGCTCAGAACAATTCTCTTTTAAGTTCGGTTGGAGGGTGTCTTGGTCAATCATTTAATCAATTGTCCAGACACATTAACATTTatttcaaaagaaaagaagttttAAGTCTGTCTAAGAATGCCAGTGTTGTCATGTCTACTCCAGAGTATGCTTGCAGGTCACATAGGATTATTCAAAGTCAGCTAGCAGCCACAGAGGAAAATATACCTGAAAGCAAAGACACAACACAGACCTTGAAATGTAAGGACAAACAGTGGGACTCTGTAACAAGTCATTCAACTCAAGAAACATCTGGACTGCAGTTATTTCACATCAGCTCTCTCACGACAAGATTTGGTGAGGGTTACAATTATGTTGCTCATCACATTAACACAGTTTTCTCTCAGGGTTTGGCAAAAGTTCAAAAACAGGAGAATTTGGAGCCTCCTGCCAAAGAGACAAACAGAAGGGAGAAGAGACGAAAGTTACAAATCAGAGGTAAACAGTCTCAAGTAAAGGCAGCACTGGAACCCAACAGTAACTCCAGTACCTGGGAGGAAGGATACCTTCACTTTGCAAGGCACATTAATAAATACTTTGGTGCCAAAGTAACAGATGAAGCTCAGAATCAGAAAGAACAACCTCTCATAGAGAAGGATTGGACTTACAAGAAACACCTTTTAACACAATCTACCTCACAAACTCGCAGTGCCAGTTCACAGCTGAAGCAAGAAGAATCTATCATCCCAGGAGCTGCAGGCAGTTTCCACAGCAGCTGTAATACAACTAAAATCAGTGAGAACTATTTCCAAACATCCCAACACATCAATCAGTATTTCAAGGGTCAAAGTGGATTGAATGAGGACACTGAATCCCAAAAGTCCCCCAAGAGACTGAAGAGTGTATCTTTTATGGATTACCTTTGCAACCCCACAAGTACCATTCCAGAACTGCTGGGTGTTTATCGAAAAAGCAACTCCAAAACTGCCATCTCTGCCCCGCAGGCAGTATTAAATAAAAAG CTTGTCTTGAATAGGAAACAAGCAGAGGAAATGACATGTGTGTTCATTGATAGCCTGAGACTGGCTTCTACTCCAGAAGCTCTGACTGACTGCGTAGAAGCACTCAATGAACACCTTATCCACTACCCCTCATGCAAAGCCTTAATCTGGAAG GAGAAAATTGCAGTTTCAATGCTGAGACAACGGAAGAACTATAAACATAACCAGGAACTTCAGACTGCCTTAAGAGAAACTTTGGCTCTTATCGGATATGCAGATCCAGTCAAAGGCCGTGGCATAAGAGTCCTCTCAATTGATGGTGGTGGAACAAG AGGTGTTGTGCCTCTTCAGATATTAAAGCTATTGGAGGATCAAACAGGCAAAAAGATTCACCAGCTGTTCGACTACATCTGTGGAGTGAGCACAG GTGCTGTCCTAGCCTTCATGTTGGGTTTGGCCCGTTTTTCTATAGAAGAGTGTGCTGACATGTATCGTCGTTTTGGTTCTGAAGTATTCCGGCAAAACCCGCTGGTTGGTACTGTGAAGATGGGCTGGAGCCATTCTTACTATAACACTGAGACCTGGGAGACGATACTCCG AGAGAAGCTAGGTGATAAAGTACTTATTAAAACAGCCAGAGATTTCTTCAGTCCCAAG GTTTCTGCAGTCAGCACAGTGGTAAACTGGGGTACCAGCCCTAAGGCTTTTGTCTTCCGCAACTATAACCACAAACCAGGTTCTCTCAGCCGTTACGCAGGAGGCTCAGGCTACCAGATGTGGCAGGCAGTGAGGGCATCGTCAGCTGCCCCAGGATACTTCCAGGAGTTTACCTTAGAAAACGACATTCACCAG GATGGTGGAATCACCCTGAACAATCCCTGTGCCGTGGCTGTCCATGAAAGCCATTTGCTGTGGCCAAACCAGGACTTCCAATGTGTGCTGTCCCTGGGCACAGGTCGCTATGACAGTGCTAAGAAGGGACCTGCTACCTCCACGAGCCTGAGGGCCAAAATCAGCAATCTGATCTGCAGTGCCACTGACACTGAAGGGGTTCACACACTTTTAGATGACCTGCTGGCCCCAGATGTCTACTTCCGCTTCAACCCCATGCTGAGCTCTGATGTGTCGCTTGACGAGAACCGGCCGCAGGCCTTGGACCAGctgcagagagacacacagaactATCTGGAGAGAAACCAGCCAAAACTGGCCAGACTTTGTTTAGTGCTTTCAGCAGAACGCTCAGTTATTAGGAGAACTAAGGACTGGTTCAGTGAGAGGGCCTGGGAGATGAAACAGAGATTGATGTGA